A region from the Cystobacter ferrugineus genome encodes:
- a CDS encoding fatty acid desaturase, with protein MSQPRPLEFFRSTEKEPHLERARSILRAHPELKDLCGPTPITAAFVLLLVAGQVGLAWALRDSPWWALLAAAWFVGAFLDHGLWVLIHECTHNLVFKAPRANALLQIFANLPILFPAAISFRKYHLIHHRFQGDLELDADLASPFEAKVIGNTFFGKAFWMLNFWAFQALRVQRLKRVPFFDGWYIANLAVQLAFIGGSFALLGPRALVYMFLSSIFAIGLHPLGARWIQEHYLVKPPQETYSYYGPLNWVAFNVGYHNEHHDVMRVPWTRLPQVKKIAPEYYDTLHSHRSWTALWLKFLFDPSLSLYSRMTRSGDSGQGTLKLPDEPAKAA; from the coding sequence TTGAGTCAGCCGCGCCCCCTGGAGTTTTTCCGTAGCACGGAGAAGGAGCCCCACCTGGAGCGGGCTCGCAGCATCCTGCGTGCCCACCCCGAACTCAAGGACCTGTGCGGCCCGACCCCCATCACCGCCGCCTTCGTGCTGCTGCTGGTGGCGGGCCAGGTGGGCCTCGCCTGGGCCCTGCGCGACTCGCCCTGGTGGGCGCTGCTCGCCGCCGCGTGGTTCGTCGGCGCCTTCCTGGACCATGGCCTGTGGGTGCTCATCCACGAGTGCACCCACAACCTCGTCTTCAAGGCCCCCCGCGCCAACGCCCTCCTGCAGATCTTCGCCAACCTGCCCATCCTCTTCCCGGCGGCCATCTCCTTCCGCAAGTACCACCTCATCCATCACCGCTTCCAAGGAGACCTGGAGCTGGACGCGGACCTGGCCTCGCCCTTCGAGGCGAAGGTGATCGGCAACACCTTCTTCGGCAAGGCGTTCTGGATGCTCAACTTCTGGGCCTTCCAGGCGCTGCGCGTGCAGCGGCTCAAGCGCGTGCCGTTCTTCGACGGGTGGTACATCGCCAACCTCGCCGTGCAGCTCGCCTTCATCGGCGGCAGCTTCGCGCTCCTGGGGCCGCGCGCGCTCGTCTACATGTTCCTCTCCTCCATCTTCGCCATCGGCCTGCATCCGCTGGGCGCGCGGTGGATCCAGGAGCACTACCTCGTCAAGCCGCCGCAGGAGACGTACTCGTACTACGGCCCGCTCAACTGGGTGGCGTTCAACGTGGGCTACCACAACGAGCACCACGACGTGATGCGAGTGCCCTGGACGCGCCTGCCCCAGGTGAAGAAGATCGCCCCCGAGTACTACGACACGCTGCACTCCCACCGCTCGTGGACGGCGCTGTGGCTCAAGTTCCTCTTCGATCCGTCCCTGTCGCTCTACAGCCGCATGACGCGCTCGGGCGACTCGGGCCAGGGCACGCTGAAGCTCCCCGACGAGCCCGCCAAGGCGGCATGA
- a CDS encoding thioesterase II family protein, with product MSVPPVYRRWVTCPEPRPQASLRLFCFHFAGGDASIYRLWTTQLPAAIEVCPIELPGRATRRAEPPITDFGTLIDTLARRVLPFLKERPFAFFGHSFGGVIAFELTRTLRRLGAPMPVRLFLSACPALHRRPRAAPPISHLPDTEFLEQIALRFGTPREVLTSQDVRETVLPALRADLFLAESYRYVPEPPLGVPLSSFGATEDATVGPQEVREWGEQTTADFRPRMFPGNHFYLATERPRLYQALLEDLQFP from the coding sequence ATGTCCGTCCCTCCCGTCTACCGCCGCTGGGTGACCTGCCCCGAGCCGCGTCCCCAGGCGAGCCTGCGTCTGTTCTGCTTCCACTTCGCGGGAGGAGACGCCTCGATCTACCGGCTGTGGACCACCCAATTGCCCGCCGCCATCGAGGTGTGCCCCATCGAGCTGCCGGGCCGGGCCACGCGCCGCGCCGAGCCTCCCATCACCGACTTCGGCACGCTCATCGACACGCTGGCGCGCCGCGTCCTGCCCTTCCTCAAGGAGCGGCCCTTCGCCTTCTTCGGCCACAGCTTCGGGGGCGTCATCGCCTTCGAGCTGACGCGGACGCTGCGCCGGCTGGGAGCCCCCATGCCCGTGCGCCTCTTCCTGTCCGCCTGCCCGGCGCTGCATCGGCGGCCCCGGGCCGCGCCCCCCATCAGCCACCTGCCGGACACGGAGTTCCTGGAGCAGATCGCCCTGCGCTTCGGCACGCCCCGGGAGGTGCTCACCAGCCAGGACGTGCGCGAGACGGTGCTGCCCGCGCTGCGCGCGGATCTCTTCCTCGCCGAGAGCTACCGGTACGTGCCAGAGCCGCCCCTGGGCGTGCCCCTGTCGTCCTTTGGCGCCACCGAGGACGCGACGGTCGGCCCCCAGGAAGTGCGCGAGTGGGGAGAGCAGACCACCGCGGACTTCCGCCCGAGGATGTTCCCGGGCAACCACTTCTACCTCGCCACCGAGCGCCCCCGGCTCTACCAGGCCCTGCTGGAAGATCTGCAATTTCCGTGA
- a CDS encoding SDR family NAD(P)-dependent oxidoreductase, whose amino-acid sequence MNRTIDLRSRWTLVTGASSGLGLEMARAIARDHGGNVVLVARRKERLEALCEELRTRHGVQAASIVADLSRPEDVERVFAEATRERVLHGAILNAGVTYWGEAMKLDWDAFQALLNTNVTSMVRLSSLLLPHLIEQAGGARGGAAGLMLISSVAAFIPVPYQAAYSGTKAFILSYGQALAQELRHTGVSVTVFAPGGITTELLENSGLSRRFKAGDLGMMTAAQCATHAVRAFVQRKELSVPGLLNQTLALASRLLPRGLLAQRTAAMYRPGH is encoded by the coding sequence ATGAATCGGACGATCGATCTGCGGTCCCGGTGGACACTCGTCACCGGGGCCTCTTCGGGGCTGGGACTGGAAATGGCCCGCGCCATCGCCCGGGACCATGGGGGCAACGTGGTCCTGGTGGCGCGGCGCAAGGAGCGCCTGGAAGCCCTGTGCGAGGAGCTGCGCACGCGCCACGGAGTCCAGGCCGCCTCCATCGTGGCGGACCTGTCGCGTCCCGAGGACGTGGAGCGGGTCTTCGCCGAGGCCACCCGGGAGCGCGTGCTCCACGGCGCCATCCTCAACGCGGGCGTCACCTACTGGGGTGAGGCCATGAAGCTGGACTGGGACGCGTTCCAGGCCCTGCTCAACACCAACGTCACCAGCATGGTGCGCCTGTCGAGCCTGCTGCTGCCCCACCTCATCGAGCAGGCAGGAGGAGCGCGCGGCGGCGCGGCCGGGCTGATGCTCATCTCCAGCGTGGCGGCGTTCATCCCCGTGCCGTACCAGGCGGCCTACAGCGGCACCAAGGCCTTCATCCTGAGCTATGGGCAGGCGCTGGCGCAGGAGCTGCGGCACACGGGCGTGTCCGTCACCGTCTTCGCCCCGGGTGGCATCACCACCGAGCTGCTGGAGAACTCCGGGCTGTCGCGGCGCTTCAAGGCGGGAGACCTGGGGATGATGACCGCCGCGCAGTGCGCCACGCACGCCGTGCGCGCCTTCGTCCAGCGCAAGGAGCTGTCCGTCCCCGGACTGCTCAACCAGACGCTGGCGCTGGCCTCGAGGCTCCTGCCGCGCGGCCTGCTCGCCCAACGCACCGCCGCCATGTACCGGCCCGGGCACTGA
- a CDS encoding type IV pilin protein, which translates to MRQSAAPSNRGFTLIELMIVVAIIGILAAVAIPNFIKFQARAKQAEAKSNLRTWFVGQRAYQQEKGAYSEFSTTIGFSPERGNRYAYYFAQTRTCEQREASGVTLPKEANCITVDEAKFKVASAQPSFVPISFSWNEGNGENPKSPGLSGICPGCNIDAFAAGDIDGDTGGVDTWHIATKDAKLSTSPCGNEEMIVIAGVPLNTFNDVECDK; encoded by the coding sequence ATGCGCCAGTCCGCTGCCCCTTCGAATCGCGGCTTCACGCTCATTGAACTGATGATCGTCGTGGCCATCATCGGCATCCTCGCCGCGGTCGCCATTCCGAACTTCATCAAGTTCCAGGCTCGCGCCAAGCAGGCGGAAGCCAAGTCCAATCTGAGGACCTGGTTCGTCGGCCAGCGTGCCTACCAGCAGGAGAAGGGCGCCTACTCGGAGTTCTCGACGACGATCGGCTTCTCGCCGGAGCGCGGCAACCGCTACGCCTACTACTTCGCGCAGACGCGGACGTGCGAGCAGCGCGAGGCCTCGGGGGTGACCCTTCCCAAGGAAGCCAACTGCATCACCGTGGACGAGGCGAAGTTCAAGGTGGCGAGCGCCCAGCCGTCCTTCGTGCCCATCTCCTTCTCCTGGAACGAGGGGAACGGGGAGAATCCCAAGTCGCCGGGCCTCTCGGGCATCTGCCCGGGGTGCAACATCGACGCGTTCGCGGCGGGTGACATCGACGGTGATACCGGGGGCGTGGACACCTGGCACATCGCCACCAAGGACGCGAAGCTGAGCACGTCCCCGTGTGGCAACGAGGAGATGATCGTCATCGCGGGGGTGCCGCTCAACACCTTCAACGACGTGGAGTGCGACAAGTAG
- a CDS encoding sensor histidine kinase: protein MKPPRSIPSGEFPSRSTSASTPTDSRSREVVPLEEEHERLLALADVSSQIFWTSAGIEKSVGGLPGWMDFTGQPAEALRGRKWLDFVHSEDRPHVEQALARAFDERVAFSVSFRLRRSDGQYIWMMGRAVPLLDADGTVREWVGTSTNIHAFRLAEERASFLARAGELLSASLDYDATLAALARLPVPALADWCILDVLGPNGQFIRAQVVAADPSLEALVQEVRGLSPLPHAKSSYPPTVALVEGRASLVRDVTDELMRQAAQNAWHLSVMRRVGIRSLLTVPLLAHGHILGSLTLAASTSDRRYAEEDLRFAQELAHRAALSVDNARLYREAREAIRLRDEFLSIASHELKTPLTPLSLKLQSLERAAEAHPDSSLAPLVRSTVQAGRQQLRKLTTLMNGLLDVSLIVSGCLELRREEVDLRCVVREVVARLTPRAGKFQSPLVIEADAPVVGQWDRSRLEQVVTNLLDNALKYGAGSPVVVRVSVENGFARLSVRDKGIGIAPEQSRRIFERYARAVSERHYGGLGLGLYITRAIVEAEGGRVHVHSALGRGATFVVELPLRA from the coding sequence ATGAAGCCACCTCGCTCCATTCCCTCGGGGGAGTTTCCGTCTCGCTCCACCTCCGCCTCCACGCCCACGGACTCCCGCTCGCGAGAGGTCGTGCCCCTGGAGGAGGAGCATGAACGCCTGCTCGCCCTGGCGGACGTGTCCTCCCAGATCTTCTGGACGAGCGCGGGCATCGAGAAGTCGGTGGGCGGTCTGCCTGGCTGGATGGACTTCACCGGACAGCCCGCCGAGGCGCTGCGGGGCAGGAAGTGGCTGGACTTCGTCCACTCGGAAGATCGGCCCCACGTCGAGCAGGCCCTGGCGCGAGCTTTCGACGAGCGGGTCGCCTTCTCCGTGTCCTTCCGGCTGCGCCGCTCGGACGGCCAGTACATCTGGATGATGGGGCGGGCCGTTCCCCTGCTCGACGCGGACGGCACCGTGCGTGAGTGGGTGGGGACCAGCACCAACATCCATGCGTTCCGTCTGGCGGAGGAACGTGCCTCCTTCCTCGCCCGGGCAGGTGAGTTGCTCTCCGCCTCGTTGGACTACGACGCCACGCTCGCCGCGCTCGCGCGGCTTCCGGTGCCAGCGCTCGCCGACTGGTGCATCCTGGACGTGCTGGGCCCGAACGGACAGTTCATCCGCGCCCAGGTGGTGGCGGCGGACCCGTCCCTGGAGGCCCTGGTGCAGGAGGTGCGCGGACTCTCCCCGCTGCCCCATGCGAAGTCCTCCTATCCTCCCACCGTGGCGCTCGTGGAGGGCCGTGCCTCGCTGGTGCGGGACGTGACGGATGAGCTGATGCGGCAGGCGGCGCAGAACGCGTGGCACCTCTCGGTCATGCGCCGCGTGGGCATCCGCTCGTTGCTCACCGTCCCCCTGCTCGCCCATGGGCACATCCTCGGGTCGCTCACCCTCGCCGCGTCCACCTCGGACCGCCGCTATGCCGAGGAGGACCTGCGCTTCGCCCAGGAGCTCGCCCACCGCGCGGCGCTCTCGGTGGACAATGCCCGGCTCTACCGCGAGGCCCGGGAGGCCATCCGCCTGCGCGACGAGTTCCTCTCCATCGCCAGTCACGAGCTCAAGACGCCCCTGACGCCCCTGAGCCTCAAGCTGCAGTCGCTCGAGCGCGCCGCCGAGGCCCACCCCGACTCGTCCCTGGCCCCCCTGGTGCGTTCCACCGTTCAAGCGGGGCGGCAGCAGTTGCGCAAGCTCACCACGTTGATGAACGGTTTGTTGGATGTCTCGCTCATCGTCTCGGGCTGCCTCGAGCTGCGGCGTGAGGAGGTGGATCTGCGCTGCGTGGTGCGCGAGGTGGTCGCCCGGCTCACGCCTCGTGCCGGCAAGTTCCAGTCTCCCCTGGTCATCGAGGCCGACGCCCCGGTGGTTGGCCAGTGGGATCGCTCCCGGTTGGAGCAGGTGGTGACCAACCTGCTGGACAACGCGCTGAAGTATGGGGCGGGCTCGCCCGTGGTCGTCCGCGTGTCGGTGGAGAACGGCTTCGCGCGCCTGTCGGTGCGGGACAAGGGCATTGGCATCGCGCCGGAGCAGTCCCGCCGCATCTTCGAGCGCTATGCCCGCGCGGTGTCCGAGCGCCACTACGGGGGGCTGGGCCTGGGGCTCTACATCACCCGGGCCATCGTGGAGGCCGAGGGGGGCCGGGTGCACGTGCACAGCGCGCTCGGTCGGGGCGCGACCTTCGTGGTGGAGTTGCCGCTGCGCGCGTGA
- a CDS encoding AAA family ATPase, with translation MKLTELRIHQYRDVAPGAHLVFGPSLNLVLGENGTGRTTLLDLLSRVLASDFSGLIREEFSLEYAFTFPGMTLQVRVRNTRPDFSRPKDAGPEPQALVPRREPVDEPTLQPFMEVTLELDAPAARLVLRADAQGMAWEVDGRSTYSQTMHWSLLDRTVWVVLFLGAQRLEPEFKERLKELLRRTFLLAPARFDEGLGTYERIAQAHYGMEMRGEEVFPLGLMSLPTWLPGVLRERAEQALATGFIDIRHDEHERNFLGRFVTLAGLDAGRFRVELLDKHSYEGGGRLEFGHFGFGFTRRDGAVLSREHLGYGQKRLLSLLYYLDVNEDFLIADELVHALHPRWVEAIVRELGGRQSFVTSQNPLLFEYVRFASADEVRASLIHCGLEVHEERERKVWSNPSVDTAERLFGDYRRGGSPLATLLRIHGLW, from the coding sequence ATGAAGCTCACAGAGCTGCGCATCCACCAGTACCGGGACGTCGCACCGGGCGCCCACCTCGTCTTCGGCCCCTCGCTCAACCTGGTGCTCGGCGAGAACGGCACCGGCCGCACGACGCTCCTGGATCTCCTCTCGCGCGTGCTCGCCTCGGACTTCTCCGGGCTCATCCGCGAGGAGTTCTCCCTGGAGTACGCCTTCACCTTTCCCGGGATGACGCTCCAGGTGCGCGTGCGCAACACGCGCCCGGACTTCTCGCGGCCCAAGGACGCCGGACCCGAGCCCCAGGCGCTCGTGCCGCGGCGCGAGCCCGTGGACGAGCCCACGCTCCAGCCCTTCATGGAGGTGACGCTCGAGCTCGACGCACCCGCCGCGCGGCTGGTGCTGCGAGCGGATGCCCAGGGCATGGCCTGGGAGGTGGACGGACGGTCCACCTACTCGCAGACCATGCACTGGTCGCTGTTGGATCGCACCGTCTGGGTGGTGCTCTTCCTGGGAGCCCAGCGGCTGGAGCCCGAATTCAAGGAGCGGCTCAAGGAGCTGTTGCGCCGCACCTTCCTGCTCGCCCCGGCGCGCTTCGACGAGGGGCTGGGGACATACGAGCGGATCGCCCAGGCGCACTACGGAATGGAGATGCGGGGCGAGGAGGTGTTCCCGCTCGGGCTGATGTCGCTGCCCACGTGGCTGCCCGGGGTGCTGCGCGAGCGCGCGGAACAGGCGCTGGCCACGGGCTTCATCGACATCCGCCATGACGAGCACGAGCGCAACTTCCTCGGCCGCTTCGTCACCCTGGCGGGCCTGGACGCGGGGCGCTTCCGCGTGGAGCTGCTGGACAAGCACAGCTACGAGGGCGGGGGACGGCTGGAGTTCGGCCACTTCGGCTTCGGCTTCACCCGGCGCGACGGCGCGGTGCTGTCCCGCGAGCACCTGGGCTACGGCCAGAAGCGGCTCCTGTCGCTCCTGTACTACCTGGACGTCAACGAGGACTTCCTCATCGCCGACGAGCTGGTCCATGCGCTGCATCCGCGCTGGGTCGAGGCCATCGTGCGCGAGCTGGGCGGCCGGCAGTCCTTCGTGACCAGCCAGAATCCGCTGCTCTTCGAGTACGTCCGCTTCGCGTCCGCGGACGAGGTGCGCGCCTCGCTCATCCACTGTGGCCTGGAGGTACACGAGGAGCGCGAGCGCAAGGTCTGGTCCAACCCCAGCGTGGACACCGCCGAGCGGCTCTTCGGCGACTACCGGCGGGGCGGCTCGCCGCTGGCGACCCTCTTGCGCATCCACGGGCTGTGGTGA
- a CDS encoding alpha-ketoglutarate-dependent dioxygenase AlkB, which translates to MASPPRYGRSLAHKARQRTPGHHYNASFLPAAERAAILGWLGQLHPLWEERYSKHFPPPPGQSQRRLLRPVYWLGNWQFACLDYYRPPKGVKNRCVKAEPFPAVLQRQVKKVEELARRMFRGPDMPEGWHLNTCLVNFYGSRLEDGQWVDTARVGEHKDFEPGPVASLSLGERALIQFVTSSRPGERDEVVLEQWLDDGALQLFGGARWKEQTFHRVQRVDTRAGHVLPPEMPDFKTRRINLTFRYVPDVHVTPFAQLSPEAREDVRPYMETLARHSAFFRAELERERDART; encoded by the coding sequence ATGGCTTCTCCCCCCCGTTACGGCCGCTCGCTGGCACACAAGGCCCGTCAGCGCACGCCGGGCCACCACTACAACGCGAGCTTCCTGCCCGCGGCCGAGCGCGCCGCCATCCTCGGCTGGTTGGGCCAGCTACACCCCTTGTGGGAGGAGCGCTACTCCAAGCATTTCCCCCCGCCACCGGGCCAGTCCCAGCGGCGCCTGTTGCGGCCGGTGTACTGGTTGGGCAACTGGCAGTTCGCCTGCCTCGACTACTACCGGCCCCCCAAGGGCGTGAAGAACCGCTGCGTGAAGGCGGAGCCCTTTCCGGCGGTGCTCCAGCGGCAGGTGAAGAAGGTGGAGGAGCTCGCGCGCCGGATGTTCCGCGGCCCGGACATGCCCGAGGGCTGGCACCTCAACACGTGCCTGGTGAACTTCTACGGCAGCCGCCTGGAGGACGGGCAGTGGGTGGATACCGCCCGGGTGGGGGAGCACAAGGACTTCGAGCCCGGGCCCGTGGCCTCGCTGTCCCTGGGCGAGCGCGCGCTCATCCAGTTCGTCACCTCCAGCCGCCCGGGCGAGCGCGACGAGGTGGTGCTCGAGCAGTGGCTCGATGATGGGGCCTTGCAGCTCTTCGGCGGGGCGCGCTGGAAGGAGCAGACCTTCCACCGGGTGCAGCGGGTGGACACGCGCGCGGGCCACGTGCTGCCCCCCGAGATGCCGGACTTCAAGACCCGGCGCATCAACCTCACCTTCCGCTACGTGCCGGACGTGCACGTGACGCCCTTCGCCCAGCTCTCTCCCGAGGCGCGCGAGGACGTGCGGCCCTACATGGAGACGCTCGCGCGCCACAGCGCCTTCTTCCGCGCGGAGCTGGAGCGCGAGCGCGACGCGCGGACGTGA
- a CDS encoding HAD family hydrolase, producing the protein MPKAIIFEVDGTLVDSNVLRARAWQESLARYGVQVRLPRVLAQLGREGDRFLSALLSEEDYLRHADELTSYHRALFHEEYLSRVRPFLGVTELLQRLRDEGWRIALASSAEPDELEHYIELLGVADLIDARTTDAEVEGHRLNEEIPAEAIRLLGLDGTDDALAVAALPHDIEGAVRLGLRCLGLVCGGFSEEDLRGAGALAVFGSPQDLLARYAESPLATEP; encoded by the coding sequence GTGCCCAAGGCAATCATCTTCGAGGTGGATGGGACGCTGGTGGACTCCAACGTGCTGCGCGCGCGGGCCTGGCAGGAGTCGCTGGCGCGTTATGGTGTCCAGGTGCGGCTGCCGCGGGTGCTCGCGCAGCTCGGCCGCGAGGGGGACCGGTTCCTGTCCGCCCTGCTCTCGGAGGAGGACTACCTGCGCCACGCGGATGAGCTGACGAGCTACCACCGGGCGCTCTTCCACGAGGAGTACCTCTCGCGCGTGCGGCCCTTCCTGGGCGTCACCGAGCTGCTCCAGCGCCTGCGGGACGAGGGGTGGCGCATCGCCCTGGCCTCCAGCGCGGAGCCCGACGAGCTGGAGCACTACATCGAGCTGCTCGGGGTGGCGGACCTCATCGACGCGCGCACCACGGACGCGGAGGTGGAGGGCCACCGGTTGAACGAGGAGATTCCCGCGGAGGCCATCCGGCTGTTGGGGCTCGATGGCACCGACGACGCGCTGGCGGTGGCCGCGCTGCCCCATGACATCGAGGGCGCCGTGCGCCTGGGCCTGCGCTGCCTGGGGCTGGTGTGTGGGGGCTTCTCGGAGGAGGACCTGCGGGGCGCCGGGGCCTTGGCCGTCTTCGGCTCTCCGCAGGATCTGCTCGCGCGCTACGCCGAGTCGCCCCTGGCCACGGAGCCCTGA
- a CDS encoding patatin-like phospholipase family protein → MSSSLTLRAGPDAVRLIRERGLRADDVDVVPGASGGPRWLVLAGLDRMLFGDFFRARTRPLHLIGSSIGSWRLCCLALNEPVAALERFAEAYISQRYPPNPSAELVSTTSRGVVDAILGSGDGEAQILGHPWARLHVLTNRCRGLSASEQRHLQTLGLTLTALGNLLSRRTLGLQIERVIFHSAGDTSPFRGLNDLPSVHLPLTRDNLRSALLASGSIPLAMSGVRIDGAGPGVHRDGGILDYHPDLDFGVGEGLVLYPHFYPYVVPGYFDNALLWRRAGPANFRRALLLSPSPEFVARLPFGKIPDLDDFYRLSDAERMRAWRQVLSEGERMGDELRELMATGRLAERLQPLR, encoded by the coding sequence ATGAGTTCGAGCCTCACCCTGCGCGCCGGTCCGGACGCCGTGCGCCTGATTCGTGAACGGGGATTGCGCGCGGATGACGTCGACGTGGTGCCGGGTGCCTCGGGCGGACCGCGCTGGCTGGTGCTGGCCGGGCTGGATCGCATGCTCTTCGGCGACTTCTTCCGCGCGCGCACCCGTCCGCTCCATCTGATTGGCTCGTCCATCGGGAGCTGGCGCCTGTGCTGTCTCGCCCTGAACGAGCCCGTCGCGGCCCTGGAGCGCTTCGCCGAGGCGTACATCTCCCAGCGCTATCCACCCAATCCCTCCGCCGAGCTGGTGAGCACCACCAGCCGGGGGGTCGTGGACGCCATCCTGGGCTCCGGCGACGGCGAGGCGCAGATCCTCGGCCACCCGTGGGCGCGACTGCATGTGCTGACCAACCGGTGCAGGGGCCTGTCCGCCAGCGAGCAGCGTCACCTGCAGACGCTGGGGCTCACCCTGACTGCCCTGGGCAATCTGCTGAGCCGCCGCACCCTGGGACTTCAGATCGAGCGCGTCATCTTCCACAGCGCCGGAGACACCAGCCCCTTCCGGGGCCTCAACGATCTGCCCTCCGTGCACCTGCCCCTGACGCGCGACAACCTGCGCTCCGCCCTGCTGGCCTCGGGCTCCATTCCCCTGGCCATGAGCGGGGTGCGCATCGACGGCGCCGGGCCCGGAGTCCATCGGGACGGTGGGATTCTCGACTACCACCCGGACCTGGACTTCGGCGTGGGCGAGGGCCTGGTGCTCTACCCCCACTTCTACCCCTACGTCGTGCCCGGCTACTTCGACAACGCGCTCCTGTGGCGCCGCGCCGGGCCCGCCAACTTCCGCCGGGCCCTGCTGCTCTCCCCGTCGCCGGAGTTCGTCGCGCGCCTGCCCTTCGGGAAGATTCCCGACCTGGATGACTTCTACCGCTTGTCCGACGCGGAGCGGATGCGCGCCTGGCGCCAGGTGCTGAGCGAAGGCGAGCGCATGGGCGACGAGCTGCGGGAGTTGATGGCCACCGGCAGGCTGGCCGAGCGTCTCCAACCCCTGCGCTGA